The Methanofollis sp. UBA420 genome contains a region encoding:
- a CDS encoding TIGR04255 family protein, whose translation MNEYRNPPIVEAVCEFRFSSDTPWDHDLPDRFYDAVRDHFPIRESRKGQSLEIKTNTTGIEGHRVETIDIQVFLAKDRKMLVQLGPRGLSIHCLRPYPSWEVFGPMIRQAYETIASLTGGIRGFDRIGLLYIDKIEILGERIRLEDYFTFYPHLGEGLPQDVENFMVGCDFTYKDRDICRLKLTQAMPEKQNTLAYLLTTDYFLARKDTVQPDDAYAWVEEAHTEVKNLFKGCITKKLEEIFDQEE comes from the coding sequence ATGAACGAGTATCGGAACCCACCCATCGTCGAAGCAGTCTGTGAGTTCCGGTTTTCGTCCGATACGCCGTGGGACCACGACCTCCCCGACCGCTTCTACGACGCCGTCAGAGATCATTTCCCGATCCGCGAGTCCAGAAAGGGACAGAGTCTGGAGATCAAGACAAACACCACCGGCATCGAGGGGCACAGGGTGGAGACGATCGATATACAGGTCTTCCTCGCGAAAGACCGCAAGATGCTCGTCCAGCTCGGCCCGCGGGGACTCTCCATCCACTGCCTCAGGCCCTATCCCTCGTGGGAAGTGTTCGGCCCGATGATCCGCCAGGCCTACGAGACCATCGCCTCCCTTACCGGGGGCATCAGAGGGTTCGACCGCATCGGCCTCCTCTACATCGACAAGATCGAGATCCTGGGAGAGAGAATCAGGCTCGAAGACTACTTCACCTTTTATCCCCATCTGGGTGAGGGACTTCCCCAGGACGTCGAGAACTTCATGGTCGGGTGCGACTTCACCTACAAAGACCGGGACATCTGCCGGCTGAAACTGACCCAGGCGATGCCGGAGAAACAGAACACCCTGGCCTACCTGCTCACCACCGACTACTTCCTTGCACGGAAGGACACCGTGCAACCCGACGACGCATACGCATGGGTGGAAGAGGCGCATACCGAGGTGAAAAACCTCTTCAAAGGCTGCATTACGAAAAAGTTGGAAGAGATCTTTGATCAGGAGGAGTGA
- a CDS encoding ATP-binding protein: MTAKIWLGKLDELNTWDQKVFWTPESEQNPHMVISGASGSGKTETLKVICEELNRQNVPLLIFDFHDDYLGFGSHIVNEDKIRIHPLQILIGEKPKDVVYKVSSIIRHTFQEITIIQEGTLREAMRLFYKDSGIADLSEPITEDISLLPFSDFKDYIDLASSDQRTVNSLKIKLDILFDYELFQATGDTINFESLLTLSTVFQLKNAPSDDVKQIVADLMINKLIQYSYHLEKSKKLRLYCVLDEAHRMVYPGSPLDTLFREARKYGIGVILASQRASDFNEVLLSNAGTIITLKQNLIKDASYIAKNNWADKQVLLNARPGCGFIKRSSDKRAKQIQIVPLSERLKENI, encoded by the coding sequence GTGACTGCAAAAATCTGGCTTGGAAAATTGGACGAACTGAATACGTGGGATCAAAAAGTCTTCTGGACCCCTGAATCAGAACAAAATCCCCATATGGTGATATCAGGGGCATCTGGTTCGGGAAAAACAGAAACGCTGAAAGTGATCTGTGAGGAACTGAATCGTCAGAATGTTCCCCTGTTAATCTTTGATTTTCACGATGATTATCTTGGCTTTGGATCGCATATTGTCAATGAAGATAAAATTCGGATTCATCCTCTCCAGATCCTTATTGGCGAAAAACCAAAAGATGTCGTCTATAAGGTGTCGTCGATCATCAGGCATACGTTCCAAGAGATCACTATCATTCAGGAAGGGACATTGCGGGAAGCAATGAGGTTGTTCTACAAAGATTCAGGGATCGCTGATCTCAGTGAACCGATTACAGAGGACATTTCTCTGCTTCCCTTCTCTGACTTTAAGGATTATATTGACCTGGCATCCTCTGATCAACGTACCGTAAACAGCCTGAAAATAAAACTGGACATTCTCTTCGATTATGAACTATTTCAGGCTACGGGAGACACCATTAACTTCGAATCGCTTCTTACTTTATCAACAGTTTTTCAATTAAAAAATGCCCCGAGCGATGACGTGAAACAAATTGTTGCGGATCTGATGATCAATAAATTAATTCAGTACTCATATCACCTTGAGAAGTCCAAAAAATTACGGTTGTACTGTGTTTTAGATGAAGCTCACAGGATGGTTTATCCTGGATCTCCGCTTGATACGCTCTTTCGAGAGGCAAGGAAGTATGGTATCGGTGTTATATTAGCATCTCAGAGAGCGAGTGACTTTAATGAAGTCCTTCTCTCAAATGCAGGCACGATAATTACCCTGAAGCAGAATCTGATAAAAGATGCAAGTTATATTGCAAAAAATAACTGGGCAGACAAACAGGTTCTGTTAAATGCCCGGCCAGGTTGTGGATTTATTAAAAGATCGAGTGATAAAAGGGCAAAGCAAATCCAGATTGTCCCACTGAGTGAGAGGTTAAAGGAAAATATCTGA
- a CDS encoding ORC1-type DNA replication protein — MTHRPLMADQTLFRDPDLFEADRLPEVFNHRDTQLEDLAFALRPALRGTRPLNTVLRGTPGTGKTTAVRLLFAEIEETTRRVVPVLVSCQAERTAHAVFTRLFTSLFGHPPPTHGASSQRVLSGVGHTLAGRGAVLVVCLDDANYLAPKGVLNDVLARILRLHESCPGARTGVVMTDSSPDTDLSRALDPATRSVLQASEILFPPYTAEEVRGILADRLRAGVYPGVVPPAALDLVVGRTVACGDSRVGLRLLKEAVLHAERAGRTAVEAADVEAAFAVARHARLAAGVEALAPLERTVLSVLAGMAERGEETTSGRVYEAVSAIEPMSYTMFFERLKRLEALHLVATRQRKKGQGRTREIVVREGVGDAVAPVPAASSGTSVKCPAGVADDEKRRYETGQE; from the coding sequence ATGACGCACCGCCCCCTCATGGCCGACCAGACGCTCTTTCGCGACCCCGACCTCTTCGAGGCCGACCGCCTCCCCGAGGTCTTCAACCACCGCGACACACAACTCGAAGACCTCGCCTTCGCCCTGCGGCCCGCCCTCCGCGGCACCCGGCCGCTGAACACCGTGCTCCGCGGCACGCCCGGCACCGGCAAGACCACCGCGGTCAGACTCCTCTTCGCCGAGATCGAGGAGACGACCCGCCGGGTCGTGCCGGTGCTCGTCTCCTGCCAGGCCGAGAGGACGGCGCACGCCGTCTTCACCCGCCTCTTCACCTCCCTCTTCGGCCACCCGCCGCCCACCCACGGCGCCTCCAGCCAGCGGGTCCTCTCCGGGGTCGGCCACACCCTTGCCGGGCGGGGGGCGGTCCTCGTCGTCTGCCTGGACGACGCCAACTACCTCGCCCCGAAGGGAGTGCTGAACGACGTGCTCGCCCGCATCCTCCGCCTCCACGAAAGTTGCCCCGGAGCCCGGACCGGCGTGGTCATGACCGACTCGTCGCCCGACACCGACCTCTCCCGTGCCCTCGACCCGGCCACCCGCTCGGTGCTCCAGGCCTCGGAGATCCTCTTCCCCCCATACACCGCAGAGGAGGTGCGGGGCATCCTCGCCGACCGCCTGCGGGCCGGGGTGTACCCGGGCGTCGTGCCGCCGGCGGCCCTGGACCTCGTCGTCGGGCGGACGGTGGCCTGCGGGGACTCGCGGGTCGGCCTCCGCCTGCTGAAGGAGGCGGTGCTCCACGCCGAGAGGGCGGGGAGGACGGCGGTCGAGGCCGCCGATGTGGAGGCGGCGTTCGCAGTCGCCAGGCACGCCCGCCTCGCCGCCGGCGTGGAGGCCCTCGCCCCCCTGGAGAGGACGGTGCTCTCCGTGCTCGCCGGCATGGCGGAGAGAGGGGAGGAGACGACCTCGGGCCGGGTGTACGAGGCCGTCTCCGCAATCGAGCCGATGAGTTACACGATGTTTTTTGAACGCCTGAAGAGGCTGGAGGCGTTGCACCTGGTGGCGACGCGGCAGAGGAAGAAAGGGCAGGGGAGGACGCGGGAGATCGTGGTGCGGGAGGGAGTGGGGGACGCGGTCGCCCCTGTTCCGGCAGCGTCGTCGGGGACGTCGGTGAAGTGTCCTGCAGGCGTCGCGGACGACGAAAAACGTCGCTATGAAACAGGACAGGAATAA
- a CDS encoding DUF6932 family protein: MIPDLNQHGNLPEGIHKPSIPEFKQKYVLNFKKSASRKDIFARYTHYCNKMIQYDVADLQWLDGSYTTKKENPGDIDFVTHVDAIKVNSLKNDSDFVSLLNHGEVKENYRCDTYFIFVYPKEDPRYSHTLAGKEYWIKWFGHDREMNPKGLIQFDLSSQDHQSKIMEEAYASETS, translated from the coding sequence ATGATTCCGGACCTTAACCAGCATGGAAATCTCCCCGAAGGGATCCATAAGCCTTCGATACCAGAATTTAAACAAAAATACGTTTTAAATTTCAAAAAATCTGCATCCCGTAAAGATATATTTGCGAGATATACCCATTACTGCAATAAAATGATACAATATGATGTGGCTGATCTTCAATGGCTTGACGGAAGTTATACCACCAAAAAGGAAAACCCGGGTGACATTGATTTTGTAACCCATGTGGATGCAATAAAAGTGAATAGCTTAAAAAATGATTCGGATTTCGTCTCTCTACTAAATCATGGAGAGGTCAAGGAAAACTATCGTTGCGACACTTATTTCATCTTTGTCTATCCCAAAGAAGATCCCCGCTATAGTCATACCTTGGCGGGAAAAGAGTATTGGATCAAATGGTTTGGGCATGATCGAGAAATGAATCCCAAAGGATTGATCCAATTTGATCTCTCCTCTCAAGACCATCAGAGCAAGATAATGGAGGAGGCTTATGCCAGTGAAACCTCGTGA
- a CDS encoding HsdR family type I site-specific deoxyribonuclease, with the protein MSFDEANTARDGLRDHLKQNGWTYIPAATLPRTEGDVLVEPYLKTALIRLNPEIARQPDRADEVIYRLRAILLAVQGEGLVRANERFAEIICGGLSMPFGENYRYVPVKIIDFAHPASNHFVTTTEYSYAGAVTRRADNVLLVNGIPLVVGECKTPVRPAISWIDAAEQIHDDYEVNVPALFVPGIFSFATEGKKFYYGAVRAPLDAWAPWKEDEDEETPSPIADVMDTAMNLLAPATVLDILKNYTLYATDAQNRKIKIVCRHQQYDAGNKIVNRVVDGRIKKGLIWHFQGSGKSFLMVFAAQKLRLHPALRNPTVIVVVDRTDLDTQINATFHTTDIPNTVNAGSREDLRRLLSQDTRKIIITTIHKFAEADGVLNDRANIILLCDEAHRTQEGDLGQKMREALPNAFLFGLTGTPINEVDRNTFRAFGATEDESGYLSIYSPEDAMRDGATLPLHFEPRLIEYHIDREGIDEAFSTLTDSLEEDETRDLIRRASRRSTFVHARERIERVAEDIVRHFKESVEPHGFKAMIVCYDRQSCVQYKEALDKLLPPEASDIVMTLGRSDPDEWKHRWDRSKEDEEKLLDRYRDPLDPLQFVIVTAKLLTGFDAPVLQTMYLDKLMKNHTLLQAICRTNRPYSGKSFGLIVDYIGVFDEVARSLAFDEKRMREIVTNIDSLKDQFPQMLAACLAHFPGVDRGVNGWEGLIAAQQCIPTNEARDAFALDYINLAKLWEAMSPDPFLATYKGDYRWLTQVYESVRPVNCAGRLLWKKLGAKTIEIIHENVHVEGIRDDFDEIVIDEDTVRDLLENRDEHTIKKLEIQIIKRLRKHANNPAFVRLGERLEQIKEQYERGFIDSLEFLKSLIQLARDVVQAEKEVETVEEQQQAKAALTELFEEARTDTTPVIIERIVTDIDAVVRAVRFDGWQQSNPGERDVKKALRGALRKYQLQNDQDLFDRAYEYIRQYY; encoded by the coding sequence ATGAGTTTTGACGAAGCAAACACCGCCCGCGACGGCCTCCGGGACCACCTGAAGCAGAACGGGTGGACATACATCCCCGCCGCCACCCTTCCCCGCACAGAGGGAGACGTGCTGGTCGAACCCTACCTCAAAACCGCTCTCATCAGGCTCAACCCCGAGATCGCCCGCCAGCCCGACCGGGCCGACGAGGTCATCTACCGTCTCAGGGCCATCCTCCTCGCCGTGCAGGGCGAAGGACTCGTAAGGGCCAACGAACGCTTCGCCGAGATCATCTGCGGCGGCCTCTCCATGCCCTTCGGCGAGAACTACCGCTATGTCCCGGTGAAGATCATCGACTTCGCCCACCCGGCCAGCAACCACTTCGTCACCACCACCGAATACTCCTATGCCGGCGCCGTCACCAGACGGGCCGACAACGTCCTCCTCGTCAACGGCATCCCGCTCGTCGTCGGCGAATGTAAAACCCCCGTCCGCCCGGCGATCAGCTGGATCGACGCCGCCGAACAGATCCATGACGACTATGAGGTGAACGTCCCGGCACTCTTCGTCCCTGGCATCTTCTCCTTCGCCACCGAAGGCAAGAAATTCTATTACGGCGCCGTCCGTGCTCCCCTCGATGCCTGGGCCCCCTGGAAAGAGGACGAAGACGAGGAGACCCCCTCCCCCATCGCCGACGTCATGGACACCGCCATGAACCTCCTCGCCCCCGCAACCGTCCTCGACATCCTCAAGAACTACACCCTCTATGCCACCGACGCACAGAACCGGAAGATCAAGATCGTCTGCCGCCACCAGCAGTACGATGCCGGCAACAAGATCGTCAACCGCGTCGTGGACGGCCGGATCAAAAAAGGGCTCATCTGGCACTTCCAGGGCTCGGGGAAATCCTTCCTCATGGTCTTCGCCGCCCAGAAACTCCGTCTCCACCCGGCCCTCAGAAACCCGACCGTGATCGTCGTCGTGGACCGGACCGACCTCGACACCCAGATCAACGCCACCTTCCACACCACCGACATCCCCAACACCGTCAACGCCGGCAGCCGGGAAGACCTCAGGCGCCTCCTTTCCCAGGACACCAGAAAGATCATCATCACCACCATCCACAAGTTCGCCGAGGCCGACGGCGTCCTCAACGACCGGGCCAACATCATCCTCCTCTGCGACGAGGCCCACCGCACACAGGAGGGCGACCTCGGCCAGAAGATGCGGGAGGCCCTCCCTAATGCCTTCCTCTTCGGCCTCACCGGCACCCCCATCAACGAGGTGGACCGCAACACCTTCCGGGCCTTCGGAGCAACGGAGGACGAGTCAGGATACCTCAGCATCTACTCGCCCGAGGACGCCATGCGAGACGGCGCCACACTTCCCCTCCACTTCGAGCCCCGTCTCATCGAGTACCATATCGATCGGGAGGGGATCGACGAGGCCTTCTCCACCCTCACCGACTCCCTTGAGGAAGACGAGACACGGGACCTGATCCGGAGGGCCAGCCGCCGGTCCACCTTCGTCCATGCCCGTGAACGGATTGAACGGGTGGCCGAGGACATCGTGCGTCATTTCAAGGAATCGGTCGAGCCGCATGGCTTCAAGGCGATGATCGTCTGTTATGACCGGCAGTCCTGCGTCCAGTACAAAGAGGCCCTCGATAAACTCCTCCCGCCCGAGGCGTCGGATATTGTCATGACCCTCGGCCGCAGCGACCCCGACGAGTGGAAGCACCGCTGGGATCGGAGCAAGGAGGACGAGGAGAAACTCCTCGACCGCTACCGTGACCCGCTCGACCCCCTGCAGTTTGTCATCGTCACCGCCAAACTCCTCACCGGCTTTGACGCACCCGTCCTCCAGACGATGTACCTCGACAAACTCATGAAGAACCACACTCTCCTGCAGGCGATCTGCCGGACCAACCGGCCCTATTCAGGCAAGTCCTTCGGGTTGATCGTGGACTACATCGGGGTCTTCGACGAGGTGGCCAGATCCCTCGCCTTCGACGAGAAGAGGATGAGAGAGATCGTCACCAACATCGACAGCCTGAAAGACCAGTTCCCCCAGATGCTCGCGGCCTGCCTCGCCCATTTTCCCGGTGTCGACCGGGGTGTGAACGGGTGGGAGGGACTCATCGCCGCCCAGCAGTGCATCCCGACCAACGAGGCACGCGATGCCTTCGCCCTCGATTATATCAACCTTGCAAAACTCTGGGAGGCCATGTCGCCTGACCCCTTCCTGGCGACATACAAGGGGGACTACCGCTGGCTTACCCAGGTCTATGAATCGGTGAGGCCGGTCAACTGTGCAGGCCGTCTCCTCTGGAAGAAACTGGGGGCGAAGACCATCGAGATCATCCATGAAAATGTGCACGTCGAAGGGATCAGGGACGACTTCGACGAGATCGTGATCGATGAGGATACGGTGAGGGATCTGCTGGAGAACAGGGACGAGCACACGATCAAGAAACTGGAGATCCAGATCATCAAGCGCCTCAGGAAACATGCCAACAATCCGGCATTCGTCAGGCTTGGGGAGCGTCTGGAGCAGATCAAAGAGCAGTACGAGCGTGGGTTCATCGACAGTCTGGAATTTCTGAAGTCCCTCATCCAGCTCGCACGCGATGTGGTGCAGGCCGAGAAAGAGGTTGAAACGGTCGAGGAACAGCAGCAGGCGAAGGCTGCCCTGACCGAACTTTTTGAGGAGGCGCGGACCGATACGACGCCGGTGATCATCGAGAGAATTGTCACCGACATCGACGCGGTGGTGCGGGCGGTCAGGTTCGATGGCTGGCAGCAGAGCAACCCGGGGGAGCGGGACGTGAAGAAGGCCCTCCGGGGGGCGCTCAGAAAATACCAGTTGCAGAACGATCAGGATCTCTTCGACAGGGCGTATGAATATATCAGGCAGTATTATTGA
- a CDS encoding BMP family ABC transporter substrate-binding protein, which yields MKPSFPLISLTIVLALLLAAAGCTGSSSLPSVYILYGSDIGDLSYTDTAHQGLLAAHDTLSFTAREFTPRDCDTLPGLLAGTEKPGLVITVGYQYANLTRQLAQDHPDIRFLAVDQAGIGSDNVRAYEFVSYGDSYLAGVLAASATRTGRVGIILGTQSDLLDTFLRGYTDGARAVNASVVVDHAYVRQHSTDGFTDPGEAGRIAERMYGTGTDVIFTCAGYSSMGVFDAAGNATGRYIIGTDTDQSPLGPDVVLASAIKRVDRVVSTGIAEHLNGTFTGGDQVAGLEDGATGIVVNPRFAVYNETVSAWEVRAQDAEEAYLRRSVPESGFSLNQSVRPGDDTPASMTP from the coding sequence ATGAAACCGTCCTTCCCCCTCATCTCCCTCACCATCGTCCTCGCCCTCCTGCTCGCCGCCGCCGGGTGCACCGGGTCGTCCTCCCTCCCCTCCGTGTACATCCTGTACGGGTCGGATATTGGCGACCTCTCGTACACCGACACCGCACACCAGGGCCTGCTCGCGGCGCACGACACCCTGTCGTTCACCGCACGGGAGTTCACGCCCCGCGACTGCGACACCCTCCCCGGCCTTCTCGCCGGCACGGAAAAACCCGGCCTCGTCATAACGGTCGGCTACCAGTACGCCAACCTCACCCGCCAGCTCGCGCAGGACCACCCTGACATCAGGTTCCTCGCCGTCGACCAGGCGGGCATCGGGTCCGACAATGTCAGGGCATACGAGTTCGTCTCCTACGGCGACAGTTACCTGGCCGGCGTCCTTGCGGCCTCGGCGACGCGGACCGGGCGGGTCGGCATCATCCTCGGCACGCAGTCCGACCTCCTCGATACGTTCCTCCGGGGATACACGGACGGCGCCCGTGCCGTCAACGCGTCGGTCGTGGTGGACCATGCCTATGTGCGGCAGCACTCCACCGACGGGTTCACCGATCCCGGAGAGGCGGGCCGGATTGCCGAAAGGATGTACGGCACCGGGACCGACGTGATCTTCACGTGCGCCGGGTATTCCAGCATGGGAGTGTTCGATGCGGCAGGGAATGCCACCGGCCGGTATATTATCGGGACCGACACCGACCAGTCGCCGCTCGGCCCGGACGTCGTGCTCGCGTCCGCAATAAAGCGGGTCGACCGCGTCGTCTCCACCGGCATCGCGGAGCACCTGAACGGTACGTTCACCGGCGGCGACCAGGTCGCCGGGCTCGAAGACGGTGCGACCGGCATCGTCGTCAACCCGAGGTTCGCCGTCTACAACGAGACCGTCAGCGCGTGGGAGGTGCGGGCGCAGGACGCGGAAGAGGCATACCTCCGCCGCTCCGTGCCGGAGAGCGGATTTTCCCTCAACCAGTCCGTTCGGCCGGGCGACGATACGCCTGCGTCAATGACGCCCTGA